In one window of Halomarina pelagica DNA:
- a CDS encoding helix-turn-helix transcriptional regulator, protein MRTHGTIDADLLVGLVKRAHALAELRSETLDHRELARRLDVSIATSYRLAGWLAEAGVVTDADGALALTALGQVIADTVAEFETDVRTALGPTAATPELLVELVRRSPMLDALRGGRLDRRELEARLNVSRATGHRHTRSLGEMSLIERTGGTFALTALGEAVADAVSTFETNGRTALVLAPALEAIRETTTDFDVGIFADTTVTSAERGDAYGPMTRFVSLLEETETLRGFDTFSIAPTYAGEFQQRILDGMETEIIDPPAVTENVMNSYPEKCVQVCASEHFTLWIHDDLPYGLAIFDDRVGIGVRDTDARTLRAFVDTDSAAAREWAEAVYESYRNEAVRLESFTKRGLREAMAAM, encoded by the coding sequence ATGCGAACTCACGGCACGATTGACGCCGACCTGCTCGTCGGGCTCGTCAAACGTGCTCACGCGCTCGCCGAACTGCGGAGCGAGACGCTGGATCACCGGGAATTGGCACGACGGCTCGACGTGTCGATCGCCACCAGCTACCGGCTCGCCGGCTGGCTCGCGGAGGCGGGAGTGGTAACGGACGCGGACGGTGCGCTCGCACTCACGGCGCTCGGCCAGGTGATCGCGGATACCGTGGCCGAATTCGAGACGGACGTTCGGACGGCGCTGGGTCCTACCGCGGCGACGCCGGAACTGCTCGTCGAACTCGTCAGACGCTCCCCGATGCTCGACGCGCTACGGGGAGGGCGACTGGATCGGAGAGAACTCGAAGCACGGCTGAACGTCTCCAGAGCGACCGGCCACCGGCACACGAGATCGCTCGGCGAGATGAGCCTGATCGAGCGGACGGGCGGGACGTTCGCGCTCACGGCGCTCGGCGAGGCAGTGGCGGACGCGGTATCGACGTTCGAGACGAACGGTCGAACCGCGCTCGTACTCGCGCCCGCGCTCGAGGCGATTCGCGAGACGACGACGGATTTCGACGTCGGAATCTTCGCCGACACGACCGTGACGAGCGCCGAGCGCGGGGACGCCTACGGTCCGATGACCCGATTCGTCTCGCTGCTCGAGGAGACGGAGACGCTCCGGGGGTTCGACACCTTCTCCATCGCTCCGACGTACGCGGGGGAGTTCCAACAACGGATCCTGGACGGCATGGAGACGGAGATCATCGACCCGCCAGCGGTCACCGAGAACGTCATGAACAGCTACCCGGAGAAGTGCGTCCAGGTGTGCGCCAGCGAGCACTTTACGCTCTGGATACACGACGACCTCCCCTACGGACTCGCCATCTTCGACGATCGAGTCGGGATCGGCGTGCGCGATACGGACGCGAGGACGCTCCGGGCGTTCGTGGACACCGACTCGGCGGCGGCGCGCGAGTGGGCCGAGGCCGTCTACGAATCCTATCGGAACGAGGCCGTCCGTCTCGAGAGTTTTACCAAGCGGGGGCTGCGCGAGGCGATGGCGGCGATGTGA
- a CDS encoding OsmC family protein: MTETTQREARIEQGVDLENLGAFLDYAEANPADVQFELGAVGTYEGRAIHTRAKTGPYALGGGEIDRVAREYTYHFGGHREVEEAVGFVDPTDRREVIETALAALSGCLNAAISMSAIAQGVDLDELETTVRIEWDPFVFLWLEDVEGPDGAPRDMFGDLRVEIEVSGENVDETTLDEIREWTGRSAVYNLVTLPHRCEPEVRLK; the protein is encoded by the coding sequence ATGACAGAGACCACTCAACGAGAGGCGCGCATCGAACAGGGCGTCGACCTGGAGAACCTGGGGGCGTTCCTCGACTACGCGGAGGCGAACCCGGCGGACGTGCAGTTCGAACTCGGTGCCGTCGGCACCTACGAGGGGCGGGCCATCCACACGAGGGCGAAGACCGGCCCGTACGCGCTCGGCGGCGGGGAGATCGACCGCGTCGCCCGCGAATACACGTACCACTTCGGCGGCCACCGGGAGGTAGAGGAGGCCGTCGGCTTCGTCGATCCCACCGACCGTCGGGAGGTCATCGAGACCGCGCTGGCCGCCCTCTCGGGGTGCCTCAACGCGGCCATCTCCATGAGCGCCATCGCGCAGGGGGTCGACCTCGACGAACTCGAGACGACCGTGCGCATCGAGTGGGACCCGTTCGTCTTCCTCTGGCTGGAGGACGTCGAGGGACCGGACGGCGCGCCGAGGGACATGTTCGGCGACCTCCGGGTCGAGATCGAGGTGTCCGGCGAGAACGTCGACGAGACCACCCTCGACGAGATCAGGGAGTGGACGGGGCGTTCCGCGGTGTACAACCTCGTCACGTTACCCCACCGGTGCGAACCGGAGGTCAGACTGAAGTGA
- a CDS encoding DUF7551 domain-containing protein produces the protein MMGSTLREIRRRIEDLSTPTGDFVVRCARTGERPVPLFRRRFPDRATATEAARLGEEYRAELRRYDPRVPWYDLVATEDADFAERDGEPLVDPQPTPDDRQNALAEYCHEVAAAVFETLSTGPYRRVERAVMDTYLRCAEAVTDPDDLCLALLESVARALDEHLDDAAQADVLREAAARLDRGVGEPAVGSGHSADLARDSTHESPLTGVFETLRRVALVEGYRVRRVRPSPRERTSERADEAERRWTVSLHGYALAPADDRLPTLPVVVGLLRTLPNDATVTEARRTADGWALTVIVGSTRPTGRVRIRPT, from the coding sequence ATGATGGGGAGCACGCTCCGGGAGATCCGCCGTCGAATCGAGGACCTCTCGACGCCGACGGGCGACTTCGTCGTCCGGTGCGCCCGCACGGGCGAGCGGCCCGTTCCGCTGTTCCGCCGGCGCTTCCCGGATCGGGCGACGGCGACCGAGGCGGCCCGTCTCGGCGAGGAGTACCGCGCCGAACTCCGTCGGTACGATCCCCGCGTCCCCTGGTACGACCTCGTCGCCACCGAGGACGCCGACTTCGCCGAGCGTGACGGGGAACCGCTCGTCGATCCGCAACCGACCCCCGATGACCGCCAGAACGCGCTCGCGGAGTACTGCCACGAGGTGGCCGCCGCGGTCTTCGAGACCCTCTCGACGGGTCCCTATCGCCGGGTCGAACGGGCGGTGATGGACACGTACCTGCGATGCGCCGAGGCGGTGACCGACCCCGACGACCTCTGTCTCGCGCTGCTCGAGAGCGTCGCCCGCGCGCTCGACGAACACCTCGACGACGCGGCACAGGCCGACGTCTTACGCGAGGCCGCGGCGCGTCTCGATCGCGGGGTGGGAGAGCCGGCCGTCGGCTCCGGGCATTCGGCCGATCTCGCACGCGATTCGACGCACGAGTCACCCCTCACGGGGGTCTTCGAGACGCTTCGACGCGTCGCCCTCGTCGAGGGCTACCGCGTTCGTCGCGTTCGTCCCTCACCTCGGGAGCGAACCTCCGAGCGCGCGGACGAGGCCGAGCGGAGGTGGACCGTCTCGCTCCACGGGTACGCGCTCGCGCCGGCCGACGATCGCCTGCCGACGCTTCCCGTCGTGGTCGGCCTGCTCCGGACGCTTCCGAACGACGCGACGGTCACCGAGGCCCGGCGGACCGCCGACGGCTGGGCGCTCACGGTGATCGTGGGATCGACCCGGCCGACCGGCCGCGTCCGCATTCGACCGACGTGA